In a single window of the Bactrocera dorsalis isolate Fly_Bdor chromosome 2, ASM2337382v1, whole genome shotgun sequence genome:
- the LOC105226628 gene encoding uncharacterized protein LOC105226628, with translation MDNKIVEERIYKITSHFDPLILNNDCWLLICDLLTFQDILNLSKVSHSYKNLVEYLVLPSKLTKWEISFSYDIIGLDDFKFILDSIYTTVRELRILFLPERHFELLSSYQFPNVTEIRITLSRPMDEADISTLSYVFPNLQEFSPHGICSSKAIELFANVEHLTLTCCRNLTKTDLGRILLTLNLKSLKLDIFKKVSPLSREEFLKFSKIEVLTLNRIELGLISGVNLSDVHNPIIFSDLKVLIITGKLIESTEIDKLFENIQFIVCRDVSSIEIANVSDNFLSTYFNTEKYDFLKRVSVLKFINTTILNNVIGVPNKYKDLRELYFFYCHAALNLDILTIISNSQKVDLISFEDCDIPHIVIGKAFIRDHLGIRRNQLILNWCSKEKNPDVHCYNEYRNLIKLTNVSHISSNFDSMTIQFK, from the exons ATGGATAATAAAATTGTCGAAGagagaatatataaaataacttCACACTTTGACCCATTGATCTTGAATAATGATTGTTGGCTTTTGATTTGCGATTTACTTACGTTTCAAGATATATTAAATCTGTCCAAAGTGTCACATTCATATAAAAACCTTGTGGAATACCTTGTATTACCGTCAAAGTTAACGAAATGGGAAATTTCATTTTCGTACGATATCATCGGTTTAGAtgactttaaatttattttagattCTATTTATACAACCGTTCGAGAACTGCGCATATTGTTTCTACCTGAACGGCATTTTGAGCTTTTGAGTTCCTACCAATTCCCAAACGTCACTGAAATACGTATTACGTTATCTCGCCCCATGGATGAAGCAGATATTTCTACGCTAAGCTACGTGTTTccaaatttgcaagaattctCGCCTCATGGAATTTGCAGCAGTAAAGCAATAGAATTATTTGCAAATGTGGAACATTTGACACTGACATGCTGTAGAAACTTAACTAAAACTGATTTAGGACGTATACTCTTAACACTTAatttgaaatcattaaaattagatatttttaaaaaagtctcTCCTTTAAGTCGTGAAGAGTTTTTAAAATTCAGTAAAATTGAAGTCTTAACTCTCAATCGAATTGAGCTGGGACTTATTTCTGGAGTTAATTTATCCGATGTTCATAATCCAATTATATTTAGTGATCTTAAAGTGTTAATAATAACAGGTAAACTTATAGAATCAACAGAGATAGATAAACTGTTTGAAAACATTCAATTTATTGTGTGCAGAGATGTGAGTTCTATAGAGATCGCCAACGTTTCTGATAACTTCCTTAGTACATATTTCAATACAGAAAAGTACGACTTTTTGAAACGTGTCAGTgttctaaaatttataaataccaccattttgaataacgtaattgGTGTGCCTAACAAGTATAAGGATCTTAGAGagctttattttttctactGCCATGCAGCATTAAATTTGGATATTTTAACCATTATATCGAATAGTCAGAAGGTAGATCTAATAAGCTTTGAGGATTGTGATATCCCACATATTGTCATAGGAAAAGCCTTTATAAGGGACCACTTAGGTATTCGGAGAAATCAACTCATATTGAACTGGTGTTCCAAAGAAAAG AATCCTGATGTACATTGCTATAATGAGTATCGCAATTtgataaaattaacaaatgtcTCACATATTTCCAGTAATTTTGATTCTATGACAATacaatttaagtaa
- the LOC105226626 gene encoding geranylgeranyl transferase type-2 subunit alpha, translating to MHGRLKVRTTEEERERKKKEQTLKVKAYRAAMAKIQEKRRLQQLDDEMLVLTSQILLRNPDVSTLWNIRRECVEQKSLNIDDVDQRQAIYDTELNFSEQCLLVNPKSYNGWHHRCWTLEHSPTANWEREVMLCSKYLKMDERNFHTWDYRRYVVEKARTSKQNELDFCTEKIKANFSNYSSWHHRSLLLPQLYPYEGDAQPKRAMNEEKLKEELEMVLTAAFTDPNDSSAWFYQRWLLGYSRQELDVCAFRCDNNRAVLSFTNPIILTEEDVVITDSKGNIKKKITNWKSINGAKSDTTWFCSLNGDKVLEHINDQYLLELHITDINVKQITLKTYKQSVYFFKPPNQSFTFTENVLNELQTQLESCESLLEYEPDSKWTLLTSALLMRAIGSQKYHDKSLKYLGKLEKVDILRENYYRDMASKWILEKYLLDWTSSEDFPGKLDLRNEEHLNAIFYPQYLCIADIVLVSEKLNHYSDKKQLQGFIAFKL from the coding sequence ATGCACGGAAGACTGAAAGTTCGTACAACTGAAGAGGAACGGGAGCGTAAGAAAAAAGAGCAAACACTTAAGGTGAAAGCTTATAGAGCCGCAATGGCAAAAATACAGGAAAAACGTCGTTTACAACAACTGGATGACGAAATGCTGGTGCTTACTTCGCAAATACTACTTAGAAATCCAGATGTTTCAACATTATGGAACATTAGAAGAGAATGTGTTGAACAAAAATCATTGAATATTGACGATGTGGATCAGAGGCAAGCAATTTACGATACCGAATTAAATTTTAGCGAACAGTGCTTATTAGTAAATCCCAAATCGTACAATGGTTGGCATCATCGGTGCTGGACATTAGAACACAGTCCTACTGCTAATTGGGAGCGGGAAGTCATGCTAtgcagtaaatatttaaaaatggatGAACGAAATTTTCACACTTGGGATTATCGTCGCTATGTGGTTGAAAAGGCACGCACATCTAAACAAAACGAACTGGATTTTTgcacagaaaaaataaaagctaaTTTCTCGAATTATTCATCCTGGCATCATCGCAGCTTATTGTTACCTCAATTGTATCCCTATGAAGGTGATGCGCAACCAAAGCGAGCCATGAATGAGgaaaaattgaaagaagaattggaaatggtactTACGGCCGCATTTACAGATCCAAATGATAGCAGTGCATGGTTTTACCAAAGATGGTTGTTGGGTTACTCTCGCCAAGAATTGGATGTATGTGCTTTTCGCTGCGATAATAACCGTGCGGTCCTATCATTCACTAATCCAATTATTTTAACCGAAGAAGATGTAGTAATAACTGATTCCAAgggaaatattaagaaaaaaattacaaattggaAATCTATTAACGGTGCTAAATCAGATACTACATGGTTTTGTTCCCTTAACGGTGATAAAGTTTTAGAGCATATTAACGATCAATATCTTTTGGAGTTGCACATTACTGACATCAATGTGAAACAAATTACTTTGAAGACATACAAACAGAGTGTATACTTTTTCAAACCACCAAACCAGTCTTTTACATTTACGGAAAATGTTTTAAACGAGTTACAAACGCAACTTGAGTCGTGCGAAAGCTTGTTAGAGTACGAGCCAGATAGTAAGTGGACATTGCTGACATCTGCTTTATTGATGCGAGCTATAGGCTCTCAAAAATATCATGAtaaatctttgaaatatttgGGAAAACTTGAAAAAGTGGATATACTTCGCGAGAACTACTACAGAGATATGGCATCTAAATGGATATTGGAAAAATATCTATTGGACTGGACAAGTTCGGAGGATTTTCCAGGAAAATTAGACTTGCGTAATGAAGAGCATTTAAACGCCATTTTCTATCCTCAGTATTTATGTATCGCAGACATAGTTTTGGTATCAGAAAAGTTAAACCATTACAGTGATAAAAAGCAATTGCAAGGTTTCATTGCATTCAAACTTTAA